One segment of Theobroma cacao cultivar B97-61/B2 chromosome 9, Criollo_cocoa_genome_V2, whole genome shotgun sequence DNA contains the following:
- the LOC18587964 gene encoding ankyrin repeat-containing protein At3g12360 gives MDRLLRESVLRGDVPSFLKLIQEDEDIIKQTAPGSLKTVLHLAARFGHVELASEITKLSPEMVGAEDEKLETPLHEACREGRVEIVRLLVGTDPWVVYKVNQEEESALFVACERGQVDVVKLLLNYPSNMLMLEVDASTTSLHVAASAGHTDVAKEILKARQEFSWKKDKHGCTPLHLSCSKGHLEITRELLRLDADLSSLQDNEGRTPLHWAAVKGRVNIIDEILSISIESAEMITKHGETVLHLAVKNNQYEAVRYLVENLNITKLVNLPDNDGNTVLHIATAGKLTTMVIYLLKLGLDVNAINRKGFTALDVVESDASNSGALAIVPALLEAGAKRCDQLPPGSPETQNIQESSPRNVPSVRPKETPETPTQHQRRRHRHRHRRDKQLELQNEGLRNARNTITVVAVLIATVTFAAGINPPGGFNQITGKSIVGRQPSFKVFMACNIVALFLSLGIVIFLVSIIPFRRKSMMKLLAVTHKVMWVSTSFMAAAYIAATWTIMPRAQGSIWVLVAVVSIGGGCTMAIFMGLAVLLARHLLRKWEWRKRRAKNGSPSSSISRVEEMRIMKKGSHESTSNSDIDSSDQGFHPY, from the exons ATGGATCGACTCCTTCGAGAAAGTGTTTTAAGAGGGGACGTACCAAGCTTTCTCAAACTCATTCAAGAAGATGAAGATATCATTAAACAGACGGCACCAGGATCCCTCAAGACAGTCTTACACTTGGCTGCTCGTTTCGGGCATGTGGAGTTGGCCTCAGAGATCACTAAGTTGAGCCCGGAGATGGTGGGGGCTGAGGATGAGAAATTGGAGACCCCATTGCATGAGGCTTGCAGGGAAGGGAGAGTGGAGATTGTGAGGCTCTTGGTGGGAACCGATCCTTGGGTTGTGTACAAGGTGAACCAGGAAGAAGAGAGCGCGCTCTTCGTGGCATGCGAGAGAGGGCAAGTTGATGTTGTTAAACTTCTGCTGAATTATCCCTCCAATATGCTGATGTTGGAGGTGGATGCGTCGACTACTTCCCTTCACGTTGCAGCTTCAGCTGGCCATACAg ATGTGGCGAAGGAGATTCTAAAGGCACGTCAGGAATTTTCCTGGAAAAAAGACAAGCATGGCTGCACGCCTTTACACCTCTCTTGCAGCAAAGGGCATTTGGAGATAACCCGAGAGCTTCTAAGGTTGGACGCGGACCTCTCTTCCTTACAAGACAATGAGGGCCGAACCCCGCTTCACTGGGCTGCCGTTAAAGGCCGAGTGAATATCATTGATGAGATTCTATCCATAAGCATTGAGTCTGCTGAGATGATAACCAAACATGGAGAGACCGTTCTTCACCTAGCAGTGAAGAATAACCAATATGAAGCTGTTCGGTACCTTGTCGAGAATCTTAACATAACAAAACTGGTTAATCTGCCTGATAATGATGGCAACACTGTCTTGCATATAGCAACAGCTGGAAAACTGACTACG ATGGTCATCTACCTTCTGAAGCTTGGTCTGGATGTAAATGCAATCAACCGAAAAGGATTCACTGCTCTGGACGTTGTTGAATCAGATGCAAGCAATTCTGGTGCTCTTGCAATAGTACCAGCCTTACTGGAAGCAGGGGCTAAAAGATGTGACCAATTGCCTCCAGGTTCACCAGAAACTCAAAACATACAGGAAAGTAGCCCAAGAAATGTCCCGTCTGTGCGGCCAAAAGAGACACCGGAGACTCCTACACAACACCAACGCCGCCGCCACCGCCACCGCCATCGCAGAGACAAGCAGCTGGAGCTCCAAAACGAAGGTTTGCGCAATGCGCGAAATACTATCACTGTTGTGGCAGTTTTAATAGCTACTGTCACATTTGCTGCAGGAATAAACCCTCCAGGGGGGTTTAACCAAATCACTGGAAAAAGCATTGTGGGAAGGCAACCTTCTTTTAAGGTCTTCATGGCTTGCAACATCGTGGCATTGTTCTTGTCTCTAGGCATAGTCATTTTCCTAGTTAGCATTATTCCATTTCGACGAAAATCCATGATGAAATTACTGGCTGTGACACATAAGGTCATGTGGGTGTCCACGTCATTCATGGCAGCAGCTTATATTGCTGCCACGTGGACCATCATGCCACGTGCGCAGGGTTCTATCTGGGTGTTGGTGGCAGTGGTTTCTATAGGGGGAGGGTGCACTATGGCTATATTTATGGGCTTGGCGGTGCTGCTGGCCAGGCATTTGCTTAGAAAATGGGAATGGAGAAAAAGACGGGCAAAGAACGGAAGTCCCAGTAGCAGCATTAGTCGTGTTGAAGAGATGCGGATAATGAAGAAAGGTAGCCACGAGTCTACTAGCAATTCAGATATCGATAGCTCTGATCAAGGGTTCCACCCTTACTAG
- the LOC18587966 gene encoding carotenoid 9,10(9',10')-cleavage dioxygenase 1 isoform X2, translating to MASSRLAVPLHCSVQRPSFSPNFDHFKASLSSAFKPLLRQIQQLPLRVEVDVSKAVKNTSVKLLDAFVDSVFEFVDQPLLPSQSNFAPVDELKEAVRVTNIQGEIPDVFPEGVYIRNGPNPIFGALTSTISMFGRSNHIWVEGEGMLHALYFSKGLDGSWAVVYNNRPVETETFKLEKQRNKPLFLPAIEGDSPAVLSAYLLNMLRFGKINKQISNTNVFEHAGKFYSIAENHEPQEINIVTLETLHDWDVNGAWNRPFSSHPKKAPGTGELVIMGINATKPFVEVGVISADGKKLLHRVDLKLNRCSLCHEIGVTERYNVFMDHPLSIDLNRLVCGGQLVKYEKEGDARIGIMPRYGDEDSIQWFKVKPNCTFHLFNCFENGDEVVIWGCRALDSLIPGPDQGKNKFDWFSEKFRSVKSTAEGSADAVPEEQLVFPRPYEWRMNMRTGDIKERNLAGTEFPMDFPLINGAFTGVKNKYGYCQVRDCIASSASGMAKYGGLAKLYFEEQNTGFSLGENQEKGLIKVEYHMFGKNTFGTGAAFVPKEGGAEEDDGWVITFAHNEDTNISQVLVIEAKNFSSEPVAKITLPFRVPYGFHGAFAPMQLPNETMRIVPSLNPKISERPLASAVRPQGV from the exons ATGGCATCTTCTCGTTTGGCGGTTCCATTGCATTGCTCTGTTCAGAGGCCTTCCTTCTCACCCAACTTTGATCACTTCAAGGCCTCGCTCTCCTCTGCTTTTAAG CCATTATTAAGACAGATACAGCAACTTCCCTTGCGGGTAGAGGTAGATGTCTCCAAAGCCGTCAAGAACACTTCTGTCAAGTTACTGGATGCATTTGTTGATTCTGTGTTCGAGTTTGTTGATCAGCCATTGCTACCATCTCAG AGTAATTTTGCTCCAGTTGATGAGTTAAAAGAAGCCGTTCGAGTCACCAACATCCAAGGGGAAATTCCAGATGTTTTTCCGGAGGGTGTCTACATAAGAAACG GACCAAACCCCATTTTCGGAGCGTTAACATCAACGATATCAATGTTCGGGAGGTCGAATCACATTTGGGTAGAAGGAGAAGGAATGCTGCATGCTTTGTATTTTAGCAAAGGCCTTGATGGGAGCTGGGCTGTTGTTTATAACAACAGACCCGTTGAAACAGAAACATTCAAGCTGGAAAAACAACGGAACAAGCCGTTGTTTCTTCCTGCCATAGAAGGGGATTCGCCGGCTGTTTTGTCTGCTTATTTGCTTAATATG TTGAGATTTGgtaaaataaacaaacaaatcAGCAATACCAATGTCTTTGAGCATGCCGGGAAGTTCTACTCCATTGCAGAAAATCACGAACCTCAAGAGATCAACATCGTTACACTAGAAACCTTGCATGACTGGGATGTCAATGGAGCTTGGAACAGGCCATTTTCCTCTCATCCAAAG AAAGCTCCAGGCACAGGGGAGCTAGTAATCATGGGAATAAATGCAACTAAGCCTTTTGTTGAAGTGGGAGTAATTTCTG cTGATGGAAAGAAATTGCTCCACAGAGTGGATCTGAAACTCAATAGGTGCAGCCTATGCCATGAAATTGGAGTTACAGAAAG GTACAATGTGTTTATGGACCACCCTCTATCTATAGACTTAAACAGACTTGTTTGCGGTGGCCA ATTAGTAAAATACGAAAAAGAAGGAGATGCAAGGATTGGCATAATGCCTCGCTATGGTGATGAAGATTCAATTCAGTGGTTTAAGGTGAAACCGAATTGCACATTTCATCTCTTCAATTGTTTCGAAAATGGTGATGAG GTTGTGATTTGGGGCTGTAGAGCTCTTGACTCACTAATACCAGGGCCTGATCAGGGAAAGAACAAATTCGATTGGTTTTCGGAAAAATTCAGGTCTGTAAAATCCACTGCTGAAGGAAGTGCTGATGCCGTGCCAGAAGAACAACTAGTATTTCCTCGTCCTTATGAGTGGCGAATGAACATGCGAACCGGAGATATAAAGGAAAGGAATCTGGCAGGGACTGAATTTCCCATGGATTTTCCTTTGATTAATGGAGCTTTCACAGGtgttaaaaacaaatatggaTATTGCCAAGTTCGTGATTGTATTGCAAGTTCTGCCTCAG GCATGGCAAAATATGGAGGCCTTGCCAAACTGTACTTTGAAGAGCAGAACACTGGATTTTCCCTG ggagaaaatcaagaaaaagggTTGATAAAGGTAGAATATCATATGTTTGGGAAGAACACCTTTGGCACTGGTGCTGCCTTTGTTCCTAAAGAAGGGGGtgctgaagaagatgatggTTGGGTTATCACTTTTGCTCACAATGAAGATACTAATATATCTCAA GTTCTTGTAATTGAAGCAAAGAACTTCTCCAGTGAGCCCGTAGCCAAAATCACACTACCGTTCAGAGTACCATACGGTTTCCATGGAGCTTTTGCGCCAATGCAACTACCAAATGAAACCATGAGGATAGTTCCCTCTTTGAATCCCAAAATATCAGAAA GGCCTTTAGCTTCTGCTGTCAGGCCACAGGGGGTCTAA
- the LOC18587965 gene encoding E3 ubiquitin-protein ligase ATL42 translates to MNQPTVLILVSCLFFHVRAQEEAEPSSGILHPFRISLSLVVGISLGMLSLTFVVLVCLKFCHANLVDNFDHTTHPQNFHRLFQSSSIFSGIDRRIIESIPSFQFSALKGSKEGLECAVCISKFEDSDILRLLPKCEHAFHMNCIDQWLERHSTCPLCRYKFDSRDAKSFTHSNSLRLSQNPSNLTDDRNVELFVEREQDDQVQGSSSRFNIGSSLRSIDRGKKQELRIQEGEGSSGDDPKLLHKFKHKIIVSDVVIKNRWSDVSPSDLLSLKSEMLSVISSKRFSSLESNSRRFPTGLSTSKLIEKVEDLERKRMFESEFSITYKNDPSSSFPSASYNESSSSEMNHMEKRSMSEITVFPRFRQFSLKNQVADCLAKEGIQRQEDSINIFD, encoded by the coding sequence ATGAATCAACCAACTGTGCTCATCCTAGTTTCTTGCCTATTCTTCCATGTCAGAGCCCAAGAAGAAGCAGAGCCTTCCTCGGGTATCCTTCATCCTTTCCGCATAAGCCTCTCTTTAGTCGTTGGAATCTCCTTAGGAATGTTGTCTTTAACATTTGTAGTCCTTGTCTGCCTCAAATTCTGTCATGCAAACCTGGTTGATAATTTTGACCATACTACACATCCTCAAAACTTTCATCGCCTTTTTCAGTCAAGTTCCATATTTTCTGGAATCGATAGAAGAATAATTGAATCAATTCCCTCCTTCCAGTTCTCTGCACTTAAGGGGTCAAAAGAAGGCCTAGAGTGTGCAGTTTGCATATCGAAATTTGAGGATTCAGATATTCTTCGACTTTTGCCAAAGTGCGAGCATGCATTTCATATGAACTGCATAGACCAGTGGCTCGAAAGACACTCAACCTGCCCTCTTTGCAGGTATAAGTTTGATTCCAGAGATGCAAAGAGTTTCACACATTCAAACAGCTTGAGATTATCTCAGAACCCTTCAAATCTAACTGATGATCGAAACGTTGAGCTCTTTGTGGAAAGGGAGCAGGACGATCAAGTTCAAGGGTCAtcatcaaggtttaacatAGGAAGCAGCCTCCGCAGCATTGACAGGGGTAAGAAACAAGAACTACGGATTCAAGAAGGTGAAGGTAGTAGCGGAGATGATCCAAAACTCTTGCATAAGTTCAAGCATAAGATAATTGTTTCTGATGTTGTAATAAAGAATCGATGGAGTGATGTCAGCCCCTCAGACTTGTTGTCCTTGAAATCCGAGATGCTCAGTGTCATATCCAGCAAAAGATTCTCTTCATTGGAATCAAATAGTAGAAGGTTTCCTACTGGTTTATCAACGAGTAAACTGATTGAAAAGGTTGAGGATTTAGAGAGGAAGAGAATGTTCGAGTCCGAGTTCAGCATAACCTATAAGAATGATCCAAGTTCAAGCTTTCCTTCCGCTTCATATAACGAGTCAAGTTCATCAGAGATGAATCATATGGAAAAGAGATCAATGTCTGAGATTACAGTCTTCCCAAGGTTCAGGCAATTCAGTCTGAAAAACCAAGTGGCAGATTGCCTGGCAAAAGAGGGGATTCAGAGACAAGAGGattcaattaatatttttgacTGA
- the LOC18587962 gene encoding aquaporin TIP4-1, translating into MPKIALGTSREAAQTDCIKALVVEFVTTFLFVFVGVGTSMAAGELEANTLVSLFAVAVAHALVVGVMISAGHISGGHLNPAVTLGLLFGGHITVVRSILYWIDQLLASSAACILLKYLTGGLNTPIHSLASGVGFLQGVIWEVVLTFSLLFTVYATIVDPKKGSIDGLGPMLTGFVVGANILAGGAFSGASMNPARSFGPALVSWDWTDHWVYWVGPLIGGGLAGFIYEYFFIVRTHAPLPHEEEAF; encoded by the exons ATGCCGAAAATCGCTTTAGGAACAAGCCGGGAGGCTGCTCAGACTGACTGCATCAAGGCCCTTGTAGTCGAGTTTGTCACCACTTTCCTGTTCGTTTTTGTAGGAGTTGGAACTTCCATGGCTGCTG GTGAGCTGGAGGCAAATACACTGGTGAGCTTGTTTGCGGTGGCGGTGGCTCATGCCCTTGTGGTAGGCGTTATGATCTCTGCTGGACACATATCCGGTGGCCATCTTAACCCAGCAGTCACGCTTGGCTTGCTTTTCGGAGGTCACATCACCGTGGTCCGATCCATCCTCTACTGGATCGATCAATTGTTAGCCTCTTCGGCTGCTTGTATTCTTCTCAAGTATCTCACTGGAGGATTA AATACTCCAATTCATTCACTGGCAAGTGGAGTGGGCTTCCTCCAGGGTGTTATATGGGAGGTTGTTCTGACATTCTCCTTGTTATTCACAGTCTATGCCACTATTGTCGACCCCAAGAAAGGTTCCATCGATGGGCTAGGCCCAATGCTTACTGGGTTTGTTGTTGGTGCCAACATCTTAGCTGGTGGAGCTTTCTCCGGGGCTTCAATGAACCCAGCTCGGTCATTCGGACCTGCCTTGGTGAGCTGGGACTGGACAGATCACTGGGTTTACTGGGTTGGACCCCTGATCGGCGGTGGCCTTGCTGGTTTCATCTACGAGTACTTCTTCATCGTTAGAACTCATGCTCCCCTTCCACACGAGGAAGAAGCTTTTTAA
- the LOC18587963 gene encoding myosin heavy chain kinase B — MEFYGRNTLHGFMDDENGSTQSPPRLSIRSQLDMYEQDLQSSPGRTSSPRASATMHSVLPPGSPESPWTLSPLQTPSPALLYHCIASLHRQEGNIYSIGLSKGLVFTGSDSNRIRAWRQPDCTERGYIKASSGEVRAIFAYGNMLFSTHRDCKIRIWNYTVTDNFKFKKISTLPKRSSFLLFSKTSGQQHKDCVSCMAYYHAEGLLYTGSYDRTVKAWRLLDKKCVDSFVAHESNVNAIVVNQDDGCVFTCSSDGSVKIWRRVYRENSHTLTMTLKFQQSPVNALALSTTFNNCFLYSGSSDGTINFWEKEKMSGRFNHGGFLQGHRFAVLCLTAIEKLIFSGSEDTTIRVWRREEGSCFHECLAVLDGHRGPVRCLAASLEMEKIVMGFLVYSASLDQTFKVWRVKVMPEEKVCFDFADRNDSKSTKTMEYEMSPVLSPSWVEKKLQGNHFQ, encoded by the coding sequence ATGGAATTCTATGGCAGAAATACTCTTCATGGCTTCATGGATGATGAAAACGGTTCAACACAGTCACCCCCTCGCCTTTCTATTAGATCTCAGCTAGATATGTATGAGCAAGATCTCCAATCTAGCCCTGGAAGAACTTCTAGCCCCCGTGCAAGTGCCACCATGCACTCAGTGTTGCCACCCGGTAGTCCTGAATCACCATGGACACTCTCTCCTCTTCAAACCCCATCTCCTGCACTCCTCTACCACTGCATCGCTTCTCTTCATCGCCAGGAAGGCAATATCTACTCGATTGGACTCTCAAAAGGGTTAGTTTTCACTGGCTCAGATAGCAATCGTATCCGGGCATGGAGGCAGCCTGACTGCACCGAGCGGGGATATATCAAGGCAAGTTCCGGTGAAGTCCGGGCCATTTTCGCTTATGGTAACATGCTTTTCTCTACACATAGAGACTGCAAGATCAGAATTTGGAACTACACAGTTACagataattttaaattcaaaaagatCTCAACACTCCCTAAGAGAAGCTCATTTCTTCTGTTTTCTAAGACGAGCGGCCAACAACATAAAGACTGCGTTTCTTGCATGGCTTATTACCATGCTGAAGGGCTTTTGTACACTGGCTCTTATGACAGAACAGTTAAGGCTTGGCGgcttttagataaaaaatgtGTAGACTCGTTTGTGGCTCATGAAAGCAACGTCAATGCAATAGTGGTCAACCAAGATGATGGGTGTGTTTTCACTTGCTCCTCCGATGGCTCAGTGAAGATATGGAGGAGAGTATATAGAGAAAACTCTCACACTTTAACCATGACGCTGAAATTCCAACAATCACCTGTTAACGCCTTAGCCTTAAGCACAACATTCAACAACTGTTTTCTCTATTCGGGTTCATCTGATGGCACCATCAATTTttgggagaaagaaaaaatgtccGGGAGGTTCAACCATGGTGGTTTTTTACAGGGTCACCGTTTTGCAGTTTTGTGCTTGACGGCTATAGAGAAGTTAATATTTAGTGGCTCAGAGGACACAACGATTAGGGTGTGGCGGAGAGAGGAAGGAAGTTGTTTCCATGAATGCTTGGCAGTGTTGGACGGACATAGAGGGCCTGTCAGATGCTTGGCTGCTTCTTTAGAGATGGAAAAAATTGTCATGGGATTTTTGGTATACAGTGCTAGTTTGGACCAAACTTTCAAGGTATGGAGGGTCAAAGTCATGCCCGAGGAGAAAGTCTGCTTCGATTTTGCAGACCGAAACGATTCAAAGTCGACAAAGACGATGGAGTATGAGATGAGCCCTGTGTTGTCTCCTTCTTGGGTCGAGAAGAAGCTTCAAGGTAATCATTTCCAGTAA
- the LOC18587966 gene encoding carotenoid 9,10(9',10')-cleavage dioxygenase 1 isoform X1, which translates to MASSRLAVPLHCSVQRPSFSPNFDHFKASLSSAFKPLLRQIQQLPLRVEVDVSKAVKNTSVKLLDAFVDSVFEFVDQPLLPSQSNFAPVDELKEAVRVTNIQGEIPDVFPEGVYIRNGPNPIFGALTSTISMFGRSNHIWVEGEGMLHALYFSKGLDGSWAVVYNNRPVETETFKLEKQRNKPLFLPAIEGDSPAVLSAYLLNMLRFGKINKQISNTNVFEHAGKFYSIAENHEPQEINIVTLETLHDWDVNGAWNRPFSSHPKKAPGTGELVIMGINATKPFVEVGVISADGKKLLHRVDLKLNRCSLCHEIGVTERYNVFMDHPLSIDLNRLVCGGQLVKYEKEGDARIGIMPRYGDEDSIQWFKVKPNCTFHLFNCFENGDEVVIWGCRALDSLIPGPDQGKNKFDWFSEKFRSVKSTAEGSADAVPEEQLVFPRPYEWRMNMRTGDIKERNLAGTEFPMDFPLINGAFTGVKNKYGYCQVRDCIASSASGMAKYGGLAKLYFEEQNTGFSLGENQEKGLIKVEYHMFGKNTFGTGAAFVPKEGGAEEDDGWVITFAHNEDTNISQVLVIEAKNFSSEPVAKITLPFRVPYGFHGAFAPMQLPNETMRIVPSLNPKISESISCSYLQIGNCTNVC; encoded by the exons ATGGCATCTTCTCGTTTGGCGGTTCCATTGCATTGCTCTGTTCAGAGGCCTTCCTTCTCACCCAACTTTGATCACTTCAAGGCCTCGCTCTCCTCTGCTTTTAAG CCATTATTAAGACAGATACAGCAACTTCCCTTGCGGGTAGAGGTAGATGTCTCCAAAGCCGTCAAGAACACTTCTGTCAAGTTACTGGATGCATTTGTTGATTCTGTGTTCGAGTTTGTTGATCAGCCATTGCTACCATCTCAG AGTAATTTTGCTCCAGTTGATGAGTTAAAAGAAGCCGTTCGAGTCACCAACATCCAAGGGGAAATTCCAGATGTTTTTCCGGAGGGTGTCTACATAAGAAACG GACCAAACCCCATTTTCGGAGCGTTAACATCAACGATATCAATGTTCGGGAGGTCGAATCACATTTGGGTAGAAGGAGAAGGAATGCTGCATGCTTTGTATTTTAGCAAAGGCCTTGATGGGAGCTGGGCTGTTGTTTATAACAACAGACCCGTTGAAACAGAAACATTCAAGCTGGAAAAACAACGGAACAAGCCGTTGTTTCTTCCTGCCATAGAAGGGGATTCGCCGGCTGTTTTGTCTGCTTATTTGCTTAATATG TTGAGATTTGgtaaaataaacaaacaaatcAGCAATACCAATGTCTTTGAGCATGCCGGGAAGTTCTACTCCATTGCAGAAAATCACGAACCTCAAGAGATCAACATCGTTACACTAGAAACCTTGCATGACTGGGATGTCAATGGAGCTTGGAACAGGCCATTTTCCTCTCATCCAAAG AAAGCTCCAGGCACAGGGGAGCTAGTAATCATGGGAATAAATGCAACTAAGCCTTTTGTTGAAGTGGGAGTAATTTCTG cTGATGGAAAGAAATTGCTCCACAGAGTGGATCTGAAACTCAATAGGTGCAGCCTATGCCATGAAATTGGAGTTACAGAAAG GTACAATGTGTTTATGGACCACCCTCTATCTATAGACTTAAACAGACTTGTTTGCGGTGGCCA ATTAGTAAAATACGAAAAAGAAGGAGATGCAAGGATTGGCATAATGCCTCGCTATGGTGATGAAGATTCAATTCAGTGGTTTAAGGTGAAACCGAATTGCACATTTCATCTCTTCAATTGTTTCGAAAATGGTGATGAG GTTGTGATTTGGGGCTGTAGAGCTCTTGACTCACTAATACCAGGGCCTGATCAGGGAAAGAACAAATTCGATTGGTTTTCGGAAAAATTCAGGTCTGTAAAATCCACTGCTGAAGGAAGTGCTGATGCCGTGCCAGAAGAACAACTAGTATTTCCTCGTCCTTATGAGTGGCGAATGAACATGCGAACCGGAGATATAAAGGAAAGGAATCTGGCAGGGACTGAATTTCCCATGGATTTTCCTTTGATTAATGGAGCTTTCACAGGtgttaaaaacaaatatggaTATTGCCAAGTTCGTGATTGTATTGCAAGTTCTGCCTCAG GCATGGCAAAATATGGAGGCCTTGCCAAACTGTACTTTGAAGAGCAGAACACTGGATTTTCCCTG ggagaaaatcaagaaaaagggTTGATAAAGGTAGAATATCATATGTTTGGGAAGAACACCTTTGGCACTGGTGCTGCCTTTGTTCCTAAAGAAGGGGGtgctgaagaagatgatggTTGGGTTATCACTTTTGCTCACAATGAAGATACTAATATATCTCAA GTTCTTGTAATTGAAGCAAAGAACTTCTCCAGTGAGCCCGTAGCCAAAATCACACTACCGTTCAGAGTACCATACGGTTTCCATGGAGCTTTTGCGCCAATGCAACTACCAAATGAAACCATGAGGATAGTTCCCTCTTTGAATCCCAAAATATCAGAAAGTATATCCTGTTCCTACTTACAAATTGGCAATTGCACAAATGTCTGCTAA
- the LOC18587966 gene encoding carotenoid 9,10(9',10')-cleavage dioxygenase 1 isoform X3 — MASSRLAVPLHCSVQRPSFSPNFDHFKASLSSAFKPLLRQIQQLPLRVEVDVSKAVKNTSVKLLDAFVDSVFEFVDQPLLPSQSNFAPVDELKEAVRVTNIQGEIPDVFPEGVYIRNGPNPIFGALTSTISMFGRSNHIWVEGEGMLHALYFSKGLDGSWAVVYNNRPVETETFKLEKQRNKPLFLPAIEGDSPAVLSAYLLNMLRFGKINKQISNTNVFEHAGKFYSIAENHEPQEINIVTLETLHDWDVNGAWNRPFSSHPKKAPGTGELVIMGINATKPFVEVGVISADGKKLLHRVDLKLNRCSLCHEIGVTERLVKYEKEGDARIGIMPRYGDEDSIQWFKVKPNCTFHLFNCFENGDEVVIWGCRALDSLIPGPDQGKNKFDWFSEKFRSVKSTAEGSADAVPEEQLVFPRPYEWRMNMRTGDIKERNLAGTEFPMDFPLINGAFTGVKNKYGYCQVRDCIASSASGMAKYGGLAKLYFEEQNTGFSLGENQEKGLIKVEYHMFGKNTFGTGAAFVPKEGGAEEDDGWVITFAHNEDTNISQVLVIEAKNFSSEPVAKITLPFRVPYGFHGAFAPMQLPNETMRIVPSLNPKISESISCSYLQIGNCTNVC, encoded by the exons ATGGCATCTTCTCGTTTGGCGGTTCCATTGCATTGCTCTGTTCAGAGGCCTTCCTTCTCACCCAACTTTGATCACTTCAAGGCCTCGCTCTCCTCTGCTTTTAAG CCATTATTAAGACAGATACAGCAACTTCCCTTGCGGGTAGAGGTAGATGTCTCCAAAGCCGTCAAGAACACTTCTGTCAAGTTACTGGATGCATTTGTTGATTCTGTGTTCGAGTTTGTTGATCAGCCATTGCTACCATCTCAG AGTAATTTTGCTCCAGTTGATGAGTTAAAAGAAGCCGTTCGAGTCACCAACATCCAAGGGGAAATTCCAGATGTTTTTCCGGAGGGTGTCTACATAAGAAACG GACCAAACCCCATTTTCGGAGCGTTAACATCAACGATATCAATGTTCGGGAGGTCGAATCACATTTGGGTAGAAGGAGAAGGAATGCTGCATGCTTTGTATTTTAGCAAAGGCCTTGATGGGAGCTGGGCTGTTGTTTATAACAACAGACCCGTTGAAACAGAAACATTCAAGCTGGAAAAACAACGGAACAAGCCGTTGTTTCTTCCTGCCATAGAAGGGGATTCGCCGGCTGTTTTGTCTGCTTATTTGCTTAATATG TTGAGATTTGgtaaaataaacaaacaaatcAGCAATACCAATGTCTTTGAGCATGCCGGGAAGTTCTACTCCATTGCAGAAAATCACGAACCTCAAGAGATCAACATCGTTACACTAGAAACCTTGCATGACTGGGATGTCAATGGAGCTTGGAACAGGCCATTTTCCTCTCATCCAAAG AAAGCTCCAGGCACAGGGGAGCTAGTAATCATGGGAATAAATGCAACTAAGCCTTTTGTTGAAGTGGGAGTAATTTCTG cTGATGGAAAGAAATTGCTCCACAGAGTGGATCTGAAACTCAATAGGTGCAGCCTATGCCATGAAATTGGAGTTACAGAAAG ATTAGTAAAATACGAAAAAGAAGGAGATGCAAGGATTGGCATAATGCCTCGCTATGGTGATGAAGATTCAATTCAGTGGTTTAAGGTGAAACCGAATTGCACATTTCATCTCTTCAATTGTTTCGAAAATGGTGATGAG GTTGTGATTTGGGGCTGTAGAGCTCTTGACTCACTAATACCAGGGCCTGATCAGGGAAAGAACAAATTCGATTGGTTTTCGGAAAAATTCAGGTCTGTAAAATCCACTGCTGAAGGAAGTGCTGATGCCGTGCCAGAAGAACAACTAGTATTTCCTCGTCCTTATGAGTGGCGAATGAACATGCGAACCGGAGATATAAAGGAAAGGAATCTGGCAGGGACTGAATTTCCCATGGATTTTCCTTTGATTAATGGAGCTTTCACAGGtgttaaaaacaaatatggaTATTGCCAAGTTCGTGATTGTATTGCAAGTTCTGCCTCAG GCATGGCAAAATATGGAGGCCTTGCCAAACTGTACTTTGAAGAGCAGAACACTGGATTTTCCCTG ggagaaaatcaagaaaaagggTTGATAAAGGTAGAATATCATATGTTTGGGAAGAACACCTTTGGCACTGGTGCTGCCTTTGTTCCTAAAGAAGGGGGtgctgaagaagatgatggTTGGGTTATCACTTTTGCTCACAATGAAGATACTAATATATCTCAA GTTCTTGTAATTGAAGCAAAGAACTTCTCCAGTGAGCCCGTAGCCAAAATCACACTACCGTTCAGAGTACCATACGGTTTCCATGGAGCTTTTGCGCCAATGCAACTACCAAATGAAACCATGAGGATAGTTCCCTCTTTGAATCCCAAAATATCAGAAAGTATATCCTGTTCCTACTTACAAATTGGCAATTGCACAAATGTCTGCTAA